In the genome of Malania oleifera isolate guangnan ecotype guangnan chromosome 5, ASM2987363v1, whole genome shotgun sequence, the window TGTGCTGGAAAATGAGATTGGAGAGCACTTGGCCTCTGGGAAGAAGGTAAGGAAGTCCATTCAGATGTCCCTGAGGAAATTAAAGGGAATGGAGAAGAAATGCGCTGTTTCTCCTTTGGACAAAGGCCATGATGTTGTGGCATGGGTTTGCTTGTTTACAGAGTTGGAAGCTGTCACTTTCTCTGTGTTTGAATCCCTCTTGTCCTATATTCCTGGGCAAAGGGTGAGATCTAGGTCAAGTGGTTGGCCCTTGTTTTCCAAGATGATGCACCCAAAGCACACAGAGTGTGAGGAAGAAGCATCAGATATTAGTGAATTTGAGAAGGTGGATTCTGAGCTGCGGACTCTGATTGTTAGTTGCAGGAAGGGAAAATCTAAGAACGTGCATGTTGAGAATGTTCAAAGAAGTTTGGGGAAGCTGGAGTCAAGCATTCAAGATCTTGAAGAAGGGATTGACTGCTTGTCTAGACACTTGATCAGAGCCAGAGTGGCACTTCTCAACATCCTAAACTACTAGCTTGACGTATGGGGAATGGGTAGCATCTTAGGCCTTTAAAAATTTTGTTAAGTTTGGCTGTATATATTGCTGTACAGAGTACATGGAAGAGAACTACAAGTGTACTTCATCTTTGATTCTGAATCAATATAACTTTATCAACAAACAAAAAGTATTCTAATCACCTTGTTTCTATTATCCATGCATTTAGTCTATAATAAAAGTGTATATGCCTTGAATTCCTTTTCTCAGGACCACTGACATAGAACCCATTTCCCAAAGGGCTCAACCCAACTTGACAATCCAGatcatttttatatttgttgtgtTTGTATGTTTGTATGATTTTACTCTTCATCTGCGTGAAATCGGGTGTTTATGGGATTAGGATTTGAGCATGTGAGTGATGTTGATGTTCACTGGACCTTCCT includes:
- the LOC131156575 gene encoding uncharacterized protein LOC131156575; amino-acid sequence: MAASPLNSKSHFHVRSVSLPSRSHPLNLHFEEHLSRLRAYDGTSSTLSSICSKIGVLTDLFNCIHDLLLLPHIQKKTTTHDCHKQFVDNALNGSLRLLDVCGTTKDALVQTKESTQELQSVLRRRRGSELVLENEIGEHLASGKKVRKSIQMSLRKLKGMEKKCAVSPLDKGHDVVAWVCLFTELEAVTFSVFESLLSYIPGQRVRSRSSGWPLFSKMMHPKHTECEEEASDISEFEKVDSELRTLIVSCRKGKSKNVHVENVQRSLGKLESSIQDLEEGIDCLSRHLIRARVALLNILNY